The Psychromonas sp. MME1 genome window below encodes:
- the lepB gene encoding signal peptidase I, with protein sequence MANTFALILVILTFVTGIVWLLDKFIWGPKRVAARQAAQDKVEGVLDEQTLAGIYPENVIIENARSLFPVIAIVFVLRSFLYEPFQIPSGSMMPTLLVGDFILVEKFSYGVKEPVWQNTLIPVGEPKRGDIAVFKYPEDIRVDYIKRVVGLPGDKIVYKDKRLYLVPACEKEKCGNYKAVDTQYIGEQDFADEESMMQVYSEILGEVAHKVLINPLRSDHVAYYYQQADTYAYEWIVPEGNYFVMGDNRDNSKDSRYWGFVPEQNLVGKAVAIWVSFEFYRHRDDFLPTWVPSGIRFDRIGGVK encoded by the coding sequence ATGGCAAATACGTTTGCACTTATTTTGGTTATATTAACCTTTGTTACCGGTATTGTCTGGCTGCTTGATAAATTTATATGGGGGCCTAAACGAGTTGCTGCTAGACAAGCAGCACAGGATAAAGTGGAAGGGGTATTAGATGAACAAACATTGGCAGGTATCTATCCTGAAAATGTGATCATCGAAAATGCGCGATCACTGTTTCCCGTCATTGCGATTGTTTTTGTCTTGCGCTCTTTTTTATATGAGCCTTTTCAAATTCCATCGGGTTCAATGATGCCCACCCTATTAGTTGGTGATTTTATTTTAGTTGAAAAATTTTCCTATGGTGTCAAAGAGCCTGTTTGGCAAAATACACTGATCCCAGTTGGCGAGCCTAAACGCGGTGATATCGCGGTATTTAAATACCCAGAAGATATTCGTGTTGATTACATCAAGCGTGTTGTTGGTTTACCGGGGGATAAAATTGTTTATAAAGATAAGCGCCTTTATCTTGTTCCTGCATGTGAAAAAGAAAAATGTGGTAACTATAAAGCCGTTGATACGCAGTATATCGGTGAGCAAGATTTTGCCGATGAAGAGAGTATGATGCAAGTTTATAGCGAAATATTAGGTGAAGTGGCCCATAAAGTATTAATCAATCCGCTGCGTAGCGACCATGTCGCTTATTATTATCAGCAAGCAGATACCTACGCCTATGAATGGATTGTGCCTGAAGGTAATTACTTTGTCATGGGGGATAACCGAGATAACAGTAAAGATAGCCGTTATTGGGGATTTGTTCCGGAGCAGAATTTAGTGGGTAAAGCCGTTGCAATTTGGGTAAGTTTTGAGTTCTACCGTCACCGCGATGATTTTCTTCCTACTTGGGTACCCAGTGGTATTCGATTTGATCGTATCGGTGGTGTTAAGTAA
- the lepA gene encoding translation elongation factor 4 — translation MKNIRNFSIIAHIDHGKSTLSDRLISICGGLTVREMEAQVLDSMEIERERGITIKAQSVTLDYKAKDGQTYQLNFIDTPGHVDFSYEVSRSLAACEGALLVVDAGQGVEAQTLANCYTAMEMDLEVVPILNKIDLPAADPIRVAEEIEDIIGIDATEAVHCSAKTGLGVDLVLEEIVRAIPPPVGDLDAPLQALIIDSWFDNYQGVVSLVRIKNGQIKVGDRMKVMSTGQVHLVNKVGYFTPKQKETGILKAGEVGYVISAIKDILGAPVGDTLTLANNEASAPLAGFKRVQPQVYAGLFPVSSDDYESFRDALGKLSINDASLFYEPENSSALGFGFRCGFLGLLHMEIIQERLEREYDLDLITTAPTVIYEVETNDGKVQHVDSPAKLPAINSIKEIREPIAECNILVPQEYLGNVITLCINKRGVQKKMAYHGNQVALTYDIPMGEVVMDFFDRLKSTSRGYASLEYNFIRFELADMVRVDVLINGDRVDALALITHRSNSENYGRDLVEKMKELIPRQMFNIAIQAAIGGKIIARSTVKQLTKNVLAKCYGGDISRKKKLLKKQKEGKKRMKSVGNVDIPQEAFLAVLHIGKDK, via the coding sequence ATGAAAAATATTCGTAACTTTTCAATAATCGCCCATATCGATCATGGCAAATCAACGTTGTCGGATCGTTTAATCAGCATTTGTGGTGGCTTAACGGTTCGAGAAATGGAAGCGCAAGTACTCGATTCAATGGAGATTGAACGTGAACGCGGAATTACCATTAAAGCACAAAGTGTGACGCTCGATTATAAAGCCAAAGATGGTCAAACTTACCAGCTTAATTTTATCGATACGCCGGGACACGTCGACTTTTCCTATGAAGTATCGCGTTCATTAGCAGCCTGTGAAGGGGCATTGTTAGTGGTCGATGCAGGGCAAGGCGTTGAAGCACAAACACTTGCTAACTGTTATACCGCAATGGAGATGGACCTAGAAGTTGTACCTATTCTGAACAAAATAGATTTGCCTGCGGCCGATCCTATTCGTGTTGCTGAAGAGATAGAAGATATTATCGGTATTGATGCGACGGAAGCTGTCCATTGTTCTGCTAAAACCGGGCTTGGTGTCGATTTGGTGTTAGAAGAAATTGTGCGTGCTATTCCGCCACCAGTGGGGGATCTTGATGCGCCATTACAAGCCTTAATTATTGATTCATGGTTTGACAACTATCAAGGTGTTGTTTCCTTAGTGCGTATTAAAAACGGCCAAATTAAAGTTGGTGACCGCATGAAGGTGATGTCTACTGGTCAGGTTCACTTAGTTAACAAAGTGGGCTATTTCACGCCTAAACAGAAAGAAACGGGGATCTTAAAAGCGGGTGAGGTGGGCTACGTTATTTCAGCCATTAAAGATATTCTTGGTGCGCCAGTTGGTGATACATTAACACTTGCTAACAACGAAGCAAGTGCACCTTTGGCTGGATTTAAGCGCGTGCAACCACAGGTTTATGCTGGCTTGTTCCCCGTGAGCTCCGATGATTACGAAAGTTTTCGCGATGCCTTGGGTAAGTTGAGTATTAATGATGCATCACTATTTTATGAACCAGAAAATTCATCGGCACTCGGTTTTGGTTTCCGCTGTGGATTCTTGGGTTTACTGCATATGGAGATTATTCAAGAGCGTTTAGAGCGTGAATATGATCTTGATTTAATTACTACTGCACCAACGGTTATTTATGAAGTAGAAACGAACGATGGCAAAGTTCAACATGTTGATAGTCCTGCTAAACTACCCGCGATAAATAGCATTAAAGAGATTCGTGAACCAATTGCGGAGTGTAATATTTTAGTACCGCAGGAATATTTAGGTAATGTTATTACGCTCTGTATCAATAAACGCGGTGTGCAAAAGAAAATGGCCTATCATGGTAATCAGGTTGCGCTAACCTATGATATCCCGATGGGAGAGGTGGTGATGGATTTCTTTGACCGCTTGAAATCAACCAGCCGTGGTTATGCTTCACTGGAATATAATTTTATTCGTTTTGAATTGGCGGATATGGTGCGCGTGGATGTGTTAATAAATGGTGATCGTGTAGATGCGCTCGCGCTCATTACGCATCGTAGTAACTCCGAAAACTATGGTCGAGATCTCGTTGAAAAAATGAAAGAGCTTATTCCTCGCCAAATGTTTAATATTGCAATACAAGCGGCGATAGGCGGGAAAATTATTGCCCGTTCCACGGTAAAACAGCTTACTAAAAATGTACTTGCAAAATGTTATGGCGGCGATATTAGCCGTAAGAAAAAACTATTGAAGAAACAAAAAGAGGGTAAAAAGCGAATGAAGTCTGTCGGTAATGTTGATATTCCTCAGGAAGCATTCCTTGCGGTGTTGCATATTGGCAAAGATAAATAG
- a CDS encoding S9 family peptidase — MQTANKRYAPYAPKKRYIHEMHGHQRCDDYFWLRDDKRESADVLNYLKQENAYTEHEMAPLATLQNTLYKEMVARQEPALSTVPYFKNGFYYLSRFDEGKDYPIYSRHEGTMDAADEIYLDCNQRAIGHEYYELGDLTLSSNAMLLAFSEDVISRRQYRLYFKNLQTNEVLDDIIEDVSAVVWANDNKTVFYVKQHPKTLLPYQVYRHTLGDAIENDQLVYQESDESFYVDIYKTRCEQYVVIYIESSTTSECLLLDANYPLQPPQIFLPRSEGHEYRIDHFQGLFYIRTNLSGKNFALQTSRVSVNSDSAHWKTLISAREAVLLEDFELMSDWLVVEERSAGLPQLRQIHYNSGESKLITFNDPAYSVFSHYNPDPNSSKFRYQYTSFTTPTTVYELDLNSGVTEILKQRIVMGGFESGDYKSERITIVARDGTNIPVTLVYRRALFNNHNPILIYGYGSYGHSLDITFSAANLSLLDRGFVYAVAHVRGGEELGRAWYEDARLLKKKNTFNDFIDVTKGLITQNYADPSKVFAMGGSAGGLLMGVVINDAAELYCGIVAAVPFVDIVSTMLDESIPLTTGEYDEWGNPNIEHYYHYMLSYSPYDQVKRQDYPNMLVTTGLHDSNVQYWEPAKWVAKLRALKTDNNQLLLYTDMEAGHGGKSGRFKPFHDTAREFAFLINLACNDNIEQA; from the coding sequence ATGCAAACTGCTAATAAACGTTATGCCCCTTACGCACCGAAAAAACGGTATATTCACGAGATGCATGGTCATCAACGCTGTGATGATTATTTTTGGCTACGAGATGATAAACGCGAATCCGCTGACGTGTTAAATTATCTTAAACAAGAAAATGCCTATACAGAGCATGAAATGGCACCATTAGCGACATTACAAAATACCTTATATAAAGAGATGGTCGCGCGACAAGAGCCTGCGCTAAGTACGGTTCCTTATTTTAAAAATGGCTTTTACTATTTATCGCGATTTGATGAAGGCAAAGATTACCCTATTTATAGTCGACATGAAGGAACAATGGATGCTGCAGATGAGATTTATCTGGATTGCAATCAGCGCGCAATAGGGCATGAGTATTATGAATTAGGTGATTTAACACTATCAAGCAACGCCATGCTATTGGCTTTTTCTGAGGATGTTATTAGTCGTCGGCAATATCGGCTCTATTTTAAAAACTTGCAAACGAACGAGGTACTTGATGACATCATTGAAGATGTTTCTGCCGTCGTTTGGGCAAATGACAATAAAACGGTTTTTTATGTTAAGCAACATCCTAAGACTTTATTGCCCTATCAAGTTTATCGGCATACGCTCGGGGATGCGATAGAAAATGACCAATTAGTTTACCAAGAAAGTGATGAAAGCTTTTATGTTGATATATATAAAACGCGTTGTGAACAATATGTCGTTATTTATATTGAAAGCAGTACAACGTCGGAATGCTTGCTGTTAGATGCTAATTATCCGCTACAGCCGCCGCAGATATTTTTGCCGCGATCAGAAGGGCATGAATATCGGATTGACCATTTCCAAGGCCTATTTTACATACGCACGAATTTATCCGGTAAAAACTTTGCTTTACAAACTTCCCGTGTATCGGTTAATAGTGATAGTGCACATTGGAAAACGTTAATTTCAGCTCGAGAAGCGGTATTACTTGAAGACTTTGAATTAATGTCTGATTGGTTAGTTGTTGAAGAACGGTCTGCAGGATTACCTCAGCTACGCCAAATTCACTATAATAGCGGCGAATCTAAACTCATTACATTTAATGATCCTGCCTATAGTGTGTTTAGTCATTACAATCCCGATCCTAATAGCAGTAAATTTCGTTACCAATATACCTCTTTTACCACGCCTACAACCGTTTATGAGCTTGACTTAAATAGTGGTGTTACTGAGATATTAAAACAGCGCATTGTGATGGGTGGTTTTGAAAGTGGTGATTACAAAAGTGAACGAATTACCATAGTAGCCCGCGATGGTACCAATATTCCCGTCACTTTGGTCTACCGACGTGCACTTTTCAATAACCATAATCCTATTTTAATCTATGGCTATGGTTCCTATGGACACAGTTTAGATATTACCTTTAGTGCTGCTAATCTCAGTCTATTAGACCGTGGTTTTGTATATGCGGTGGCCCATGTCAGAGGAGGTGAGGAGCTTGGGCGTGCTTGGTATGAAGATGCAAGGCTGCTAAAAAAGAAAAATACATTTAATGATTTTATAGATGTGACCAAAGGATTAATTACACAAAATTATGCAGATCCTAGTAAGGTTTTTGCCATGGGAGGCAGTGCTGGAGGATTATTGATGGGGGTGGTTATCAATGATGCGGCCGAGCTATATTGCGGTATTGTTGCTGCAGTCCCCTTTGTTGATATTGTGTCGACTATGCTCGATGAATCTATACCTTTAACAACGGGAGAGTATGATGAGTGGGGAAATCCTAATATTGAACACTATTATCATTATATGCTCTCATATAGTCCATATGATCAAGTAAAAAGGCAGGATTATCCAAACATGTTAGTCACCACAGGCTTACATGATTCGAACGTCCAATATTGGGAGCCCGCGAAGTGGGTTGCCAAGTTGCGGGCATTAAAAACTGATAACAATCAATTACTGTTGTATACGGATATGGAAGCGGGTCATGGTGGTAAGTCTGGTCGATTTAAGCCTTTTCATGATACGGCGAGGGAATTCGCTTTTTTAATTAACCTCGCCTGCAATGATAATATCGAGCAGGCATAA
- the malG gene encoding maltose ABC transporter permease MalG, giving the protein MAIVKSKNEQKRVWFAHAFLLIFCATILFPLLMIIAISFREGNFAAGSLIPDNPTLDHWRLALGLSVTNADGTISAPPFPVLSWLWNSVKVAGITSILVVVLSTTSAYAFARMKFAGKKVLLEGMLIFQMFPAVLALVALYALFDKVGDYIPFLGLNTHGGLIFAYLGGIALHVWTIKGYFETIDVSLEEAASLDGATPWQAFRLVLLPLSVPILAVVFILSFVAAVTEVPVASLLLVDVPVENYTLAVGMQQYLHPQNYLWGDFAAAAVLSAIPITVVFMLAQKWLVGGLTAGGNKG; this is encoded by the coding sequence ATGGCTATTGTTAAATCTAAAAATGAACAAAAACGCGTCTGGTTTGCCCATGCATTTTTATTAATCTTTTGTGCAACGATTTTATTTCCACTATTGATGATTATTGCCATCTCGTTTCGAGAAGGTAACTTCGCAGCGGGATCGTTAATTCCTGATAACCCAACGCTAGATCACTGGCGACTTGCATTAGGTTTAAGTGTCACTAATGCCGATGGAACTATTTCAGCGCCTCCATTTCCGGTTTTGAGCTGGCTATGGAACTCGGTGAAAGTAGCAGGTATTACGTCAATATTAGTTGTTGTATTATCAACAACATCTGCTTACGCATTTGCTCGAATGAAATTTGCGGGTAAAAAAGTATTGTTAGAAGGGATGTTAATATTTCAAATGTTCCCAGCTGTGCTTGCGTTAGTGGCGTTATATGCATTATTCGATAAAGTTGGTGACTATATCCCATTCCTTGGTTTAAATACTCACGGGGGCTTAATCTTTGCTTATTTAGGCGGTATTGCATTACATGTTTGGACTATCAAAGGTTATTTTGAAACGATTGATGTTTCTCTAGAAGAGGCTGCATCGTTAGATGGTGCGACACCTTGGCAGGCATTTAGGTTGGTGTTATTACCGCTTTCTGTGCCTATTCTAGCCGTGGTATTTATCCTGTCATTTGTGGCTGCAGTTACTGAAGTGCCAGTTGCTTCATTATTGTTAGTTGACGTCCCTGTTGAGAACTATACCTTAGCGGTTGGTATGCAACAGTATCTGCACCCACAAAACTATTTATGGGGCGATTTCGCAGCCGCAGCGGTTCTATCGGCAATACCGATTACCGTTGTGTTCATGCTCGCACAAAAATGGTTAGTAGGTGGTTTAACCGCAGGTGGTAATAAAGGTTAA
- the malF gene encoding maltose ABC transporter permease MalF, whose amino-acid sequence MELSIKSENAPSSSANWIKWGLLTLISLIAGYAVVLMYAQDEIVFALVTLVLVSSGVVVFARQDTYAHRYVYPGIAAMFLFIIFPLMYTVGIAFTNYSGANQLTFERVESQFLAQTYEKPGTSYKFDVYILDDEKIQLYLSKGEDVFVTAPLTLSSVEENVNLKVAGDERVGELAKVRFLVQNRSNLSKLKLYTIDEKVLSMQGLRKFSEVVPLYAAADDQGTLINQVDGTTIKPNFEVGNYQGVDANGNFSGQLLTPGFVVNNGWDNFARIFLDKGIQGPFLQIFIWTIIFAGGSVFFTLAVGLVLATVVQWDELKGKAIYRMLLILPYAVPAFISILIFKGLFNQSFGEINGLLNAIFGVQLKWFTEPYLAKAMLLIVNTWLGYPYVMILCMGLLKSIPSDLYEASAIDGAGPLDNFFKITFPLIIKPLTPLLIASFAFNFNNFVLIQLLTNGTPDIIGSSTPAGHTDLLVSYTYRIAFEGGGGQDFGLASAIATIIFLMVAVLAFINLRASKKQQAS is encoded by the coding sequence ATGGAACTATCTATTAAATCGGAAAATGCACCGTCTTCTAGTGCGAATTGGATTAAGTGGGGATTATTAACACTTATTTCATTAATAGCGGGTTATGCAGTTGTTTTGATGTATGCACAAGACGAAATTGTGTTTGCGTTAGTAACCCTTGTTTTGGTCTCCTCGGGTGTGGTTGTTTTTGCACGTCAAGATACATACGCTCATCGTTATGTATATCCTGGCATAGCGGCAATGTTCTTATTCATCATATTCCCACTTATGTATACGGTCGGTATCGCCTTTACTAACTATAGTGGTGCGAATCAATTAACATTTGAACGTGTTGAATCACAATTTCTAGCACAAACCTATGAAAAGCCAGGAACAAGTTATAAATTTGATGTCTATATTTTAGATGACGAAAAGATTCAGCTTTACTTAAGTAAAGGTGAGGACGTTTTTGTTACAGCCCCGTTAACATTAAGTTCAGTTGAGGAAAATGTTAACTTAAAAGTCGCTGGTGATGAGAGAGTTGGTGAGCTTGCTAAAGTTCGATTCCTTGTTCAAAACCGTAGTAATTTAAGTAAATTAAAACTGTATACCATTGATGAAAAAGTTCTCTCTATGCAGGGATTACGTAAGTTTTCTGAAGTTGTACCTCTGTATGCTGCTGCTGATGATCAAGGTACATTAATTAATCAAGTTGATGGCACGACTATTAAACCGAATTTTGAAGTCGGTAATTATCAGGGTGTTGATGCAAATGGTAATTTCTCAGGTCAGTTATTGACACCTGGATTTGTGGTTAATAACGGTTGGGATAATTTTGCTCGTATTTTCCTCGATAAAGGTATTCAAGGACCATTCTTACAAATTTTTATCTGGACAATTATTTTTGCTGGTGGCTCAGTATTCTTTACTCTGGCTGTGGGCCTTGTACTAGCAACGGTTGTGCAGTGGGATGAGTTAAAAGGTAAAGCAATTTACCGTATGCTGTTAATACTGCCATATGCGGTACCCGCTTTTATATCTATTTTGATATTTAAAGGTTTATTTAACCAAAGCTTTGGTGAGATAAATGGACTTCTAAATGCAATTTTCGGTGTTCAATTAAAGTGGTTTACTGAACCTTATTTAGCAAAAGCAATGCTCTTAATTGTTAATACATGGTTAGGTTACCCCTATGTAATGATCCTATGTATGGGTCTATTAAAATCAATTCCGAGTGATTTATATGAAGCCTCTGCAATTGATGGTGCGGGACCGTTAGATAATTTCTTTAAAATAACTTTCCCATTAATCATTAAACCGTTAACGCCACTACTGATTGCAAGTTTTGCCTTTAACTTTAATAACTTTGTATTGATTCAACTATTAACCAACGGTACGCCGGATATTATCGGTTCTTCGACTCCAGCTGGTCATACAGACTTATTGGTTAGTTATACATACCGTATCGCCTTTGAAGGTGGTGGTGGTCAAGACTTTGGCTTGGCAAGTGCGATTGCAACAATAATCTTCTTGATGGTTGCTGTGTTAGCATTTATTAACCTACGTGCTTCGAAAAAACAACAAGCTTCTTAA